In a genomic window of Halobiforma lacisalsi AJ5:
- a CDS encoding ABC transporter substrate-binding protein, giving the protein MTDCWNRRGYLGAVGGTALSVSAGCLTTDADDRAESRPRLSDRTLRYGIVLPLSGELEQAGQALLNGVTLPAAELDAASADIDLEHEVADSETSPVSAVDAAGALIDDGVPAIVGAAASDVTLQMIQRATIPSDVVSCSPASTTPTLSIVNDRGYSFRTAPVDSLQAVIAARLAVAEHGANTAATLYTSGDYGRQLSGAFSASFDGEIQRQVSFASGDGGYGDPLETALADDPDVLFLISYPESGVPLLEEYYADHAGDETLFVSDGLQNEAVIEGVEDRIDAYGTAPTSSGPGQAEFRSLYREEYDADPGLFAANCYDAAAAVLLANAAAGENDGPAIADRMREVTAGEGTEILPGDLADGIERAAAGEPVHYRGAAGEIEFDENGDGGSVEYEYFTFADEAIEVLDELTPTEVSP; this is encoded by the coding sequence ATGACCGACTGCTGGAATCGTCGTGGATACCTCGGTGCGGTCGGCGGAACTGCGCTCTCGGTTTCGGCCGGGTGTCTCACGACCGACGCGGACGATCGAGCGGAGAGTCGCCCACGGCTTTCGGATCGCACTCTCCGGTACGGAATCGTGTTGCCGCTGTCGGGCGAACTCGAGCAAGCTGGACAAGCGCTGTTGAACGGGGTGACGCTGCCCGCTGCGGAACTGGATGCCGCATCCGCGGACATCGACCTCGAGCACGAGGTCGCCGACTCGGAGACGTCGCCGGTGAGCGCGGTCGACGCTGCGGGGGCATTGATCGACGATGGCGTGCCCGCGATCGTTGGCGCAGCGGCCTCGGACGTAACGCTACAGATGATCCAGCGGGCAACGATCCCGTCGGACGTCGTCTCCTGTTCGCCCGCGAGTACGACGCCGACGCTGTCGATCGTGAACGATCGGGGCTACTCGTTTCGGACGGCACCGGTCGACTCGTTGCAGGCGGTGATCGCTGCTCGACTCGCCGTCGCCGAACACGGGGCGAACACCGCGGCGACGCTCTACACGTCGGGGGATTACGGCCGACAGCTCTCGGGCGCGTTTTCGGCCTCGTTCGACGGCGAGATTCAGCGTCAGGTGTCGTTCGCCTCCGGGGATGGCGGCTACGGCGATCCGCTGGAAACGGCGCTTGCCGACGATCCGGACGTACTCTTCCTGATCAGCTATCCCGAAAGCGGGGTACCGCTGCTCGAGGAGTACTACGCCGACCACGCGGGCGACGAGACGCTGTTCGTCAGCGACGGGTTACAAAACGAGGCGGTCATCGAGGGGGTCGAGGATCGGATCGATGCGTACGGAACCGCGCCGACCTCGAGCGGACCCGGACAGGCGGAGTTCCGGTCGCTGTACCGCGAGGAGTACGACGCCGATCCGGGACTGTTCGCCGCGAACTGTTATGACGCCGCGGCGGCAGTTCTGTTGGCGAACGCCGCGGCCGGCGAGAACGACGGGCCGGCGATCGCCGACCGGATGCGGGAGGTAACGGCCGGTGAGGGAACGGAGATTCTCCCCGGCGACCTCGCCGACGGGATCGAACGTGCGGCTGCCGGTGAACCGGTCCACTACCGCGGTGCGGCCGGCGAGATCGAGTTCGACGAGAACGGAGACGGTGGCTCGGTCGAGTACGAGTACTTCACCTTCGCCGACGAGGCGATCGAGGTGCTGGACGAGTTGACGCCGACGGAGGTGTCACCATGA
- a CDS encoding PAS domain-containing protein: MDVSDPGEDSTGDRRGGQRNVLTELGQLALESTDLESLCSETVDAVRDVLPVEYCGLFVVHEPGKQEGRTNRVATLRHGVGWETGALGSATVPVDGNGGVVGHTAETGDGVAVDDITAEDRVARANLLERHGIASATTVPVFGGSNEDDHDPWGVLGAFSSDTRPLDEEDRDFLRNVADLLGSAIDTYDGSNRPRAEDGEASDAGSEPNVESELKPELKSDEVSEPGAEGTDPAALADQLMTASPVGVIVADPDGDILRVNERAEEITGRDRDEFTTMGHGDPRWDTVDTDGQPLSSERLPFSRVLETGEPVYDAEFGIRRPDGERVWIIENAVPVSERDDDGITAVVSAFEDVTDERRLESELETTFERITDAFFGLDEEWRFTYVNDRARELIDPDGEGLIGRNLWEAFPAAVDSTFEREYRRAMAEQESTSFEEYFPPLSTWFEVHAYPSESGLSVYFRDVTERKKTQQELRENNRTLQRLYEITADSERSFDEKLRELLELGRNRLGLEVGYLAMADEEGDRFEVTHAVSEDDRLQPGTEMPLSDTYCQRTVEGDGLLAFADDPTGPDGAGGTEGPIDADTYETWGVDSYVGSRITVDDELFGTLCFESEAPRSDPFTPAERSFVELASQWVSHELERRRRQRQLEESERRYRTLIENFPNGAVALVDRDLRYVTFGGTLEGSADIEGRELEEEPLERALPPAIADVVVPNYEAALEGQRASFEEVIDGRTYQFHFTPVRDAKGEVVAAMGMSQDVTERKETERKLRDRERRLEQFKQYTDDVLDAIDDVFYVLDENGSFRRWNESLPTVTGYTDAEIDAMNAMELFEGEDRETITTAIDEVFETGHTRVEAELVTKSGERIPYEFAASALENPDGEQVLTGIGRDITARRNRQRQLESLVADLEESNERLEQFAYAASHDLQEPLRMVSSYLTLVERRYADELDEDGREFIEFAVDGAERMQEMIDGLLAYSRVDTQGDPFEPVDVDAVLEDVLADLEVRIAETGADVTVESLPTVYGDPDQLRQLFQNLIDNALTYDDDGPPEVTVFAELEPESESKRDGDAWKISVRDEGIGIDPDDAERIFRVFDRLHTVDEYSGTGIGLALCQRIVERHDGDIWVDSEPGEGSTFTVRLPATAESRSGETARSMTESAGRAGDVAPERRAGRQHERNRGRTRGRGRESESGRRNGTGTRESTTDETR; the protein is encoded by the coding sequence ATGGATGTCTCCGACCCGGGCGAAGACTCGACCGGCGACCGTCGGGGCGGTCAGCGAAACGTTCTCACGGAGTTAGGGCAACTGGCACTCGAGTCGACCGATCTCGAGTCGCTGTGCTCCGAGACCGTCGACGCCGTTCGGGACGTGCTTCCGGTCGAGTACTGCGGTCTCTTCGTCGTTCACGAACCGGGAAAGCAGGAGGGACGAACGAACCGAGTCGCGACCCTCCGTCATGGCGTCGGCTGGGAGACAGGCGCCCTCGGCTCCGCGACGGTTCCGGTCGACGGAAACGGCGGAGTCGTCGGACATACGGCCGAGACTGGCGATGGGGTCGCCGTCGACGATATCACCGCCGAAGACCGGGTCGCCCGGGCGAACCTGCTCGAGCGCCACGGAATCGCGAGCGCAACGACAGTCCCAGTCTTCGGCGGCTCGAACGAGGACGATCATGACCCCTGGGGCGTGCTTGGAGCGTTCTCGAGCGATACCCGGCCCCTCGACGAGGAGGACCGAGACTTCCTGCGAAACGTCGCCGACCTGCTTGGATCGGCGATCGATACTTACGACGGATCGAATCGCCCACGAGCGGAAGACGGAGAGGCTTCCGACGCCGGCTCCGAGCCGAACGTGGAATCGGAACTGAAGCCGGAACTGAAATCCGACGAGGTGAGCGAACCCGGAGCGGAGGGGACCGATCCGGCCGCCCTCGCCGACCAGCTCATGACGGCCAGCCCGGTCGGCGTCATCGTCGCCGATCCCGACGGGGACATCCTGCGCGTGAACGAACGAGCCGAAGAAATCACCGGCCGGGACCGGGACGAATTCACCACGATGGGGCACGGTGACCCACGGTGGGACACCGTCGACACCGACGGGCAGCCCCTGTCGAGCGAACGATTGCCGTTCAGCCGGGTGCTCGAGACGGGGGAACCGGTGTACGACGCGGAGTTCGGCATCCGACGGCCCGACGGAGAACGGGTCTGGATCATCGAGAACGCCGTCCCGGTCTCCGAACGTGACGACGATGGGATCACCGCCGTCGTCTCTGCCTTCGAGGACGTCACCGACGAGCGGCGCCTCGAGAGCGAACTCGAGACTACCTTCGAGCGGATCACGGACGCCTTCTTCGGGCTCGACGAGGAGTGGCGGTTCACGTACGTCAACGATCGCGCCCGGGAGTTGATCGATCCCGACGGAGAGGGATTGATCGGCAGGAACCTCTGGGAGGCGTTCCCGGCGGCCGTCGACTCCACGTTCGAACGGGAGTACCGACGCGCGATGGCCGAGCAGGAATCGACGTCCTTCGAGGAGTACTTCCCGCCGCTGTCGACCTGGTTCGAGGTCCACGCCTACCCCTCCGAGAGCGGTCTCTCTGTGTACTTCCGCGACGTCACCGAGCGCAAGAAGACCCAACAGGAGTTGCGCGAGAACAACCGGACGCTGCAACGGCTCTACGAGATCACCGCCGACAGCGAGCGCTCCTTCGACGAGAAGCTCCGGGAGTTGCTCGAACTGGGCCGGAACCGGCTCGGCCTCGAGGTCGGCTACCTGGCGATGGCCGACGAGGAGGGGGACCGGTTCGAGGTCACCCACGCAGTAAGCGAGGACGACCGCCTCCAGCCCGGGACGGAGATGCCGCTGTCGGACACGTACTGCCAGCGGACGGTCGAGGGCGACGGGCTGCTCGCGTTCGCGGACGATCCGACCGGCCCGGATGGGGCCGGTGGCACCGAAGGACCGATCGACGCGGACACCTACGAAACGTGGGGCGTCGACTCCTACGTCGGCAGTCGGATCACCGTCGACGACGAGCTCTTCGGTACGCTCTGTTTCGAGAGCGAAGCGCCGCGATCGGACCCGTTCACGCCCGCCGAACGCTCGTTCGTCGAACTCGCCTCGCAGTGGGTCAGCCACGAACTCGAGCGCCGGCGCAGACAGCGCCAGCTCGAGGAGAGCGAACGCCGGTACCGGACGTTGATCGAGAACTTCCCGAACGGGGCCGTCGCGCTGGTCGATCGCGACCTCCGGTACGTCACCTTCGGCGGGACGCTGGAAGGGAGCGCGGACATCGAAGGGCGGGAACTCGAAGAGGAGCCCCTCGAGCGGGCACTCCCCCCGGCCATCGCGGACGTGGTCGTTCCCAACTACGAGGCCGCCCTCGAGGGGCAGCGCGCGTCCTTCGAGGAGGTGATAGACGGCAGGACCTACCAGTTCCACTTCACGCCGGTTCGGGACGCGAAGGGGGAGGTCGTCGCGGCGATGGGCATGTCCCAGGACGTGACCGAGCGCAAGGAAACCGAGCGCAAACTCCGGGATCGGGAACGGCGTCTCGAGCAGTTCAAGCAGTACACCGACGACGTGCTGGACGCGATCGACGACGTGTTCTACGTGCTCGACGAGAACGGAAGTTTCCGTCGCTGGAACGAGAGCCTGCCGACGGTGACCGGCTATACGGACGCCGAAATCGACGCGATGAACGCGATGGAGCTCTTCGAGGGCGAGGACAGGGAGACGATCACGACCGCGATCGACGAGGTCTTCGAGACTGGCCACACGCGCGTCGAAGCGGAACTCGTGACGAAATCCGGCGAGCGAATCCCCTACGAGTTCGCCGCGAGCGCCCTCGAAAACCCCGACGGCGAGCAGGTCCTGACGGGGATCGGCCGTGACATCACCGCACGGCGGAACAGACAGCGCCAGCTCGAGTCGCTGGTCGCGGATCTCGAGGAGTCGAACGAACGGCTCGAACAGTTCGCCTACGCTGCCTCCCACGACCTTCAGGAACCGCTGCGGATGGTCTCGAGCTACCTGACGCTGGTCGAACGGCGGTACGCGGACGAACTCGACGAGGACGGCAGAGAGTTTATCGAGTTCGCCGTGGACGGTGCCGAACGGATGCAGGAGATGATCGACGGCCTCCTCGCGTACTCCCGGGTCGACACACAAGGAGATCCGTTCGAGCCGGTCGACGTCGACGCCGTCCTCGAGGACGTACTCGCCGACCTCGAGGTGCGAATCGCGGAGACGGGGGCTGACGTCACGGTCGAGTCGCTGCCGACGGTCTACGGCGATCCCGACCAGCTCCGGCAGCTGTTCCAGAACTTGATCGACAACGCGCTCACCTACGACGACGACGGGCCCCCGGAGGTAACCGTGTTCGCCGAACTCGAGCCAGAATCCGAATCCAAACGGGACGGCGACGCGTGGAAAATCTCGGTTCGGGACGAGGGGATCGGAATCGATCCCGACGACGCGGAGCGGATCTTCCGGGTGTTCGATCGGCTCCACACCGTCGACGAGTACTCGGGAACCGGGATCGGACTCGCACTCTGTCAGCGCATCGTCGAACGCCACGACGGCGACATCTGGGTCGACTCCGAACCCGGCGAGGGGTCGACGTTTACCGTTCGGTTGCCCGCCACGGCGGAGTCCCGCTCCGGCGAGACGGCGCGGTCGATGACCGAGTCGGCAGGGAGAGCGGGTGACGTGGCACCCGAGAGGCGTGCCGGCCGCCAACACGAGCGAAACCGGGGACGAACACGCGGCCGCGGTCGCGAGAGTGAAAGCGGAAGGCGTAACGGAACCGGGACCCGAGAGTCAACGACGGACGAGACTAGATAG
- a CDS encoding Cdc6/Cdc18 family protein: MIVDDRVLREDFVPSEVVHRHDEVNLLSETLEPLLYDRRPEPAFLFGPTGVGKTCIARYTLAQLREQEPDVRVAYVNCWQEYTRFRVLYGVLSEIGRAIDVHRSTPKDELFGKLADADDNPIVVVLDEVDQLEETAALYDLHRLPHVSVVLIANREEELFAGFDDRVRSRLRAGTRVRLDRYGTDELAAILSNRADEALEPDAVTADQLRRIADAASGDARVGIGILRSAAHRAERRGQGSIDAETVRTAIPDARTAIRRKTIQGLIEDQRVLYDVIAAEGEIEPGDLYAEYERRVDDPKTERTLRNYLTKMVHYDLIEAVGKRRGRTYRVVDEDATIDTDSEGGSDSGVDADELP, encoded by the coding sequence GTGATCGTCGACGACCGCGTCCTGCGCGAGGACTTCGTCCCCAGCGAGGTGGTTCATCGCCACGACGAGGTGAACCTCCTCTCGGAAACCCTGGAGCCGCTGTTGTACGATCGGCGGCCGGAACCCGCCTTCCTCTTCGGCCCGACGGGCGTCGGGAAGACCTGCATCGCCCGGTACACGCTTGCCCAGTTGCGCGAACAGGAACCCGACGTGCGTGTCGCCTACGTCAACTGCTGGCAGGAGTACACCAGGTTTCGCGTCCTCTACGGCGTCCTCTCGGAGATCGGGCGGGCGATCGACGTCCACCGATCGACCCCGAAGGACGAACTGTTCGGGAAACTCGCCGACGCGGACGACAACCCCATCGTCGTTGTCCTCGACGAGGTCGACCAACTCGAGGAGACGGCTGCGCTGTACGACCTCCACCGGCTGCCCCACGTCTCGGTCGTGCTGATCGCCAACCGCGAGGAGGAACTGTTCGCCGGATTCGACGACCGTGTCCGATCCAGACTCCGGGCCGGAACCCGAGTACGGCTCGATCGCTACGGGACCGACGAACTCGCCGCGATCCTCTCGAACCGCGCGGACGAGGCCCTCGAGCCCGACGCAGTCACCGCCGACCAGCTCCGGCGGATCGCCGACGCGGCCTCGGGGGACGCACGAGTGGGAATCGGGATCCTCCGCTCGGCCGCCCACAGAGCCGAACGGCGTGGCCAGGGGTCGATCGACGCCGAGACCGTCAGGACGGCGATTCCCGATGCCAGGACGGCGATCAGGCGCAAGACGATTCAGGGACTGATCGAGGATCAACGAGTGCTGTACGACGTCATCGCAGCGGAGGGCGAGATCGAGCCGGGCGACCTCTACGCGGAGTACGAGCGACGGGTCGACGACCCGAAGACCGAGCGAACGCTTCGCAACTACCTGACGAAGATGGTCCACTACGACCTGATCGAGGCAGTCGGGAAGCGCCGCGGCCGGACGTACCGGGTGGTCGACGAGGACGCTACCATCGACACCGACTCGGAGGGTGGATCCGACTCCGGGGTCGACGCCGACGAGTTACCCTGA
- a CDS encoding response regulator → MTEMYSSGPEPARILLVEDNPGDVRLTREAFEAARIESDLYVVSDGAEALEFLEQRGEYEDAPRPDLVLLDLNLPRASGEEVLTELKDDPELRTIPVIVLTSSRAEEDIVRSYELHANAYLTKPVDPDEFIETIRAFEEFWFTVVHLPSEVEES, encoded by the coding sequence ATGACAGAGATGTACTCGAGTGGTCCCGAGCCGGCACGGATCCTGTTGGTCGAGGACAACCCCGGAGACGTCCGGCTGACCCGGGAGGCGTTCGAAGCGGCCCGGATCGAGAGCGATCTCTACGTCGTCTCCGACGGTGCCGAAGCCCTCGAGTTCCTCGAGCAACGCGGCGAGTACGAGGACGCGCCGCGGCCGGATCTCGTGTTGCTCGATCTCAATCTGCCGCGGGCGAGCGGAGAAGAGGTTCTGACGGAGCTCAAGGACGATCCGGAGCTTCGTACGATCCCGGTGATCGTGTTGACGAGTTCCCGGGCGGAAGAGGACATCGTCCGCTCGTACGAACTCCATGCCAACGCTTACCTGACGAAGCCGGTCGATCCTGACGAGTTCATCGAGACGATCCGTGCCTTCGAGGAGTTCTGGTTCACGGTCGTCCATCTGCCTTCGGAGGTCGAGGAATCATGA
- a CDS encoding methyl-accepting chemotaxis protein, with protein MTPETDDGTDETVAQQTANSAGGGVVRRLVPDFVRRSYRAKFVITILAVLIVISLVGGIGYVQAERTVETDAEQQLTATVDMHADSIDEWMISMESHTRSLSSHPALAGTDAETAEAHVVQEQAKLPVDVRAVHVVDTNDGQVLTSTNGELRGASVDSLDEPWTEIEPGVDLTAANDVWHSPTAYADETVEDQVISFASPVEGDEARIAVVVGTIEYRVDGLRQLHDDQETMIVDTDGETVLASDELRGELDPDVVADLGNTRDGTAFERDDDSDVVAGYAATANNDWVAVTTVPAEQAFAASNAVGWTLLSVIGTGLVALLAAGFVLARQTVTPLEDLRNRARRMEDGDRNVDLESDRIDEVGRLYRAFDEMRSSLDAQITAAEEAKEEAETSQREAEQAQTEAETAREEAEAERERIASVMDELQRVADQYGDTMRAAADGDLTVRATVDTDNEQMREIGEEFNAMLAELEDAVGEVKRFATDVAAASEQVTASSEEVKTASEQVSESVQEISDVAERQSERLGTIQTEMSGLSASTEEIASTASEVARVAERTVDSSDRGREAAQDAIDEMSEVEAEAERAVETIQSLETEVERIDELVDAISDVADQTSLLALNASIEAAGAGTEGDGFAVVADEVKSLSADAKEAATEIEERIETIRERTDESVDVVETTSDRVRQGTEAVEPAVEALEEITTYAEETSDGVQEISAATDDQADSAEEVVTAVDDVAASSEESAAEAGNVSAAAEEQTASLTEVSESVGGLADQAAALSDRLKRFETDRESTGTEGTAQERPAVDSSR; from the coding sequence ATGACTCCCGAGACGGACGACGGCACCGACGAGACGGTCGCCCAGCAGACGGCGAACTCGGCCGGTGGCGGGGTCGTCCGGCGGCTGGTGCCCGACTTCGTCCGACGAAGCTACCGGGCGAAGTTCGTCATCACGATTCTCGCAGTGTTGATCGTCATCTCGCTGGTTGGTGGGATCGGCTACGTTCAGGCCGAACGGACGGTCGAGACCGACGCGGAGCAGCAACTGACGGCGACGGTCGACATGCACGCGGACTCGATCGACGAGTGGATGATCTCGATGGAGTCGCATACGCGGTCGCTCTCGTCACATCCCGCGCTTGCGGGAACCGACGCCGAAACGGCAGAGGCTCACGTCGTCCAGGAACAGGCGAAGCTTCCCGTCGACGTCCGGGCGGTTCACGTCGTCGATACGAACGACGGACAGGTCCTGACGAGTACGAACGGCGAGTTACGCGGGGCGTCGGTCGACTCCCTCGACGAGCCCTGGACGGAAATCGAACCCGGGGTCGATTTGACCGCGGCGAACGACGTCTGGCACTCGCCGACGGCGTACGCCGACGAGACAGTCGAGGACCAGGTCATCTCGTTTGCCAGCCCGGTCGAGGGCGACGAGGCACGGATCGCGGTCGTCGTCGGAACGATCGAATACCGGGTCGACGGTCTTCGACAGTTACACGACGACCAGGAGACGATGATCGTCGACACTGACGGCGAGACCGTCCTCGCGAGCGACGAACTCCGCGGCGAACTCGATCCGGACGTCGTCGCGGACCTGGGTAATACCCGCGACGGGACCGCATTCGAGCGCGACGACGATTCCGACGTCGTCGCGGGCTACGCCGCGACCGCGAACAACGACTGGGTCGCGGTAACGACCGTGCCAGCCGAGCAGGCGTTCGCGGCGAGCAACGCCGTCGGCTGGACCCTGCTCTCGGTGATCGGTACGGGGCTCGTTGCCCTGCTGGCGGCCGGCTTCGTGCTCGCTCGCCAGACCGTTACCCCCCTCGAGGATCTCCGAAACCGGGCGCGACGGATGGAAGACGGCGACCGAAACGTCGATCTCGAGAGCGACCGGATCGACGAAGTCGGCAGGCTCTACCGGGCGTTCGACGAGATGCGGTCTTCGCTCGACGCCCAGATCACCGCCGCCGAGGAGGCCAAAGAAGAAGCCGAGACGTCCCAGCGGGAGGCCGAACAGGCCCAGACCGAGGCCGAAACCGCCCGTGAGGAGGCCGAAGCCGAGCGCGAGCGGATCGCTTCGGTGATGGACGAACTCCAGCGGGTGGCCGACCAGTACGGCGACACGATGCGCGCCGCCGCCGACGGTGATCTCACCGTTCGTGCGACCGTCGACACCGACAACGAGCAGATGCGCGAGATCGGCGAGGAGTTCAACGCGATGCTCGCGGAACTCGAGGACGCCGTCGGCGAGGTCAAGCGGTTCGCGACCGACGTTGCTGCCGCGAGCGAGCAGGTCACGGCCTCGAGCGAGGAAGTAAAGACGGCGAGCGAGCAGGTCTCGGAGTCGGTCCAGGAGATCTCCGACGTTGCCGAGCGCCAGAGCGAGCGCCTCGGCACGATCCAGACGGAAATGTCCGGGCTCTCGGCGAGTACCGAGGAGATCGCCTCGACCGCAAGCGAGGTCGCACGCGTCGCGGAACGGACTGTCGATTCGAGCGATCGCGGACGTGAGGCGGCCCAGGACGCGATCGACGAGATGAGCGAAGTCGAGGCCGAAGCCGAACGAGCGGTCGAGACGATCCAGTCACTCGAGACGGAGGTCGAACGGATCGACGAACTGGTCGATGCGATTTCGGACGTCGCCGACCAGACGAGTTTGCTCGCGCTCAACGCATCGATCGAAGCCGCAGGGGCGGGGACCGAAGGCGACGGCTTCGCCGTCGTCGCCGACGAGGTCAAATCGCTCTCGGCCGACGCCAAGGAGGCGGCGACGGAGATCGAAGAACGGATCGAGACGATCCGCGAGCGGACCGACGAATCCGTCGACGTCGTCGAGACGACCAGCGACAGGGTCCGACAGGGGACCGAGGCCGTCGAACCCGCCGTCGAGGCCCTCGAGGAGATCACGACCTACGCCGAGGAGACCAGCGACGGCGTCCAGGAGATTTCCGCGGCGACGGACGACCAGGCCGACTCCGCCGAGGAGGTCGTGACTGCCGTCGACGACGTCGCGGCCTCGAGCGAGGAGTCGGCGGCCGAGGCCGGGAACGTCTCCGCAGCGGCCGAAGAACAGACTGCGTCGCTAACCGAGGTGTCCGAAAGCGTCGGCGGGCTCGCAGACCAGGCTGCGGCCCTCTCGGACCGCCTCAAGCGATTCGAGACGGACCGCGAATCGACCGGGACGGAGGGGACGGCACAGGAGCGGCCGGCGGTCGATTCCTCCCGGTAG